A genomic segment from Equus przewalskii isolate Varuska chromosome X, EquPr2, whole genome shotgun sequence encodes:
- the SRPX2 gene encoding sushi repeat-containing protein SRPX2, giving the protein MASQLSQSGALSLLLFLTPAVTPTWYAGSGYYPDESYNEVYAEEVPQGPALDYRAPRWCYTLNIQDGEATCYSPRGGTYHSSLGTRCELSCDRGFRLIGRRSVQCLPSRRWSGTAYCRQVRCHALPFITSGTYTCTNGVLLDSRCDYSCSSGYYLEGDRSRICMEDGRWSGGEPVCVDIDPPKIRCPHSREKMAEPEKLTARVYWDPPLVKDSADGTITRVTLRGPEPGSHFPEGEHVIRYTAYDRAYNRASCKFIVKVQVRRCPTLKPPQHGYLTCTSAGDNYGATCEYHCDGGYERQGTPSRVCQSSRQWSGSPPVCAPMKINVNVNSAAGLLDQFYEKRRLLIVSAPDPSNRYYKMQISMLQQSTCGLDLRHVTIIELVGQPPQEVGRIREQQLSANIIEELRQFQHLTRSYFNMVLIDKQGIDRERYMEPVTPEEIFTFIDDYLLSNQELIQRREQRDMCE; this is encoded by the exons ATGGCCAGTCAACTATCTCAAAGTGgagctctctctctgctgctcttCCTCACCCCAGCAGTGACACCAACATGGTATGCAG GGTCAGGCTACTACCCAGATGAAAGCTACAATGAAGTATATGCTGAAGAGGTCCCACAGGGCCCTGCCCTAGACTACCGAG CCCCCCGATGGTGTTATACATTAAATATCCAGGATGGAGAAGCTACATGCTACTCACCAAGGGGAGGAACTTATCACAGCAGCCTGGGCACTCGTTGTGAGCTCTCCTGTGACCGAGGCTTTCGACTGATCGGACGTAGGTCGGTGCAATGCCTGCCAAGCCGCCGTTGGTCTGGAACTGCCTACTGCAGGC AGGTGAGATGCCACGCATTGCCATTCATCACGAGTGGCACCTATACCTGTACAAATGGGGTGCTTCTTGACTCCCGCTGTGACTACAGCTGTTCCAGTGGCTACTACCTAGAAGGTGACCGCAGCCGAATCTGCATGGAAGATGGGCGATGGAGTGGAGGCGAGCCTGTGTGTGTAG ACATAGATCCCCCCAAGATCCGTTGTCCCCATTCACGTGAGAAGATGGCAGAGCCAGAGAAACTGACTGCTCGAGTATACTGGGACCCACCCTTGGTGAAAGATTCTGCCGATGGTACCATCACCAG AGTGACACTTCGGGGCCCTGAGCCTGGCTCTCACTTTCCCGAAGGAGAGCATGTGATTCGTTACACTGCCTACGACCGAGCCTACAACCGGGCCAGCTGCAAGTTCATTGTGAAAGTGCAAG TGAGACGCTGCCCAACTCTGAAaccaccgcagcatggctacCTCACCTGCACCTCAGCAGGGGACAACTATGGTGCCACCTGTGAATACCACTGTGACGGAGGTTATGAGCGCCAAGGGACCCCATCCCGGGTCTGCCAGTCCAGCCGCCAGTGGTCAGGATCACCACCCGTCTGTGCTC CTATGAAGATCAATGTCAATGTCAACTCGGCTGCTGGCCTTCTGGATCAGTTCTATGAGAAACGGCGACTCCTCATTGTCTCAGCTCCTGATCCCTCCAACCGATATTATAAAATGCAGATCTCTATGCTGCAG CAATCCACCTGCGGACTGGATCTACGGCATGTGACCATCATCGAGCTGGTGGGGCAGCCACCTCAGGAGGTGGGGCGCATCCGGGAACAACAGCTGTCAGCCAACATCATCGAGGAGCTCAG GCAATTTCAGCACCTCACTCGCTCCTACTTCAACATGGTGTTGATTGACAAGCAGGGAATTGATCGGGAACGCTACATGGAACCTGTCACCCCTGAGGAAATCTTCACGTTCATTGATGACTATCTACTGAGCAACCAGGAGCTGATCCAGCGCCGGGAGCAAAGGGACATGTGCGAGTGA